In the Hermetia illucens chromosome 1, iHerIll2.2.curated.20191125, whole genome shotgun sequence genome, ATCTTTAAATTTGCGTCCCCTGGCTCACCAACTCTATCGCACTGTTGGTGTGAAGGCAAGGCTGCATTGCCATCACATGCTTTAGAATAGCCGACAGTCGTACCCTTTGTAACACTTACTCGTAAAGTATTCTGGCCGACAGTTTTTTGCCGAACACCACGGCTAACCGCAAACACTTGGTCGACCGAAAATTGCTTTTGAAAATTCGCGAATTTGAAACGGTCGACGCGGCGGATGTTCACAGCGTGACTACGCGGGATAACCAAAGAAGCGTTGGGAACTGATGAGTCTACCAAGGATACCTGCTTCCGCAACGGATGCTGATTCGTTGAGATCCGGCGGCAATTTGACGACATAGCGAAGGAGAGCTAAACTCCGGCACAAATCACTTCAAGGACATTAGGCACCACAAACCAACCCCCGAATTGTTCAATTGATTTCGTACGAATCGGTGGGACGTGTAAAGATTCTATTTCCAATCAGCTATGAGAGCCTTCGCTGAAACTAATATATCACGCGAATAATTCAGAATCGAAGGCGATTGTGACTTTTGTCGTTCTGTCGGAGGTTCCCACGCCGCCGTGGTTCGTGGATACTAACTACGGAGGAAGAAACGAGCGATACAGGAGTATATAACACCTCAGAGCACGACGTTCATTGCCCTCGTCACAGGAAAGAACAAATCGAGAATGAATGGCTCGAAGCAATCTACGTGCTACCTATTCCAAGTGTTCCTCCGAAACGGCAGTCGTTGTTTATCGCAAGGCTTCTATGTTACTTAAATTTCTATGCTGATTGGCGATACCTTCATACATATTTGTATGTTACTCCTCCACTCTTCGAATCAGAAGACCTGCACTATTTCCTCGCGACCGTGGTTccgataaaaaagaaaaaagaatgaaATGTTACCTGATATGAACAATATGAGATTAATTGTTGACTATTACACTCGCTGACTGCGCgttgattttattataaaacATTACGTAACTAtgcttgaaaaacaaaaatagccAGACATATCGAGTTCCTGGGAACCAATCCTAGAGGGAGTTTCAAAACTGCCACGCAAGCTTTGATCCCAACCAAACATTGGAAGCTTCAGATACTAGTAAATTATCTATATTATCCCATGCCATTGCTGGGAATTATCTATTTTAGCATTAAaatgtatgttttttttttaaatttttccatttttttcttcaatttaagtTAAGTTCAAAAGAAAATGTTTAGGGAGTGGTGATCTGCATTAATTTAatcatgaaacaagtcgggaaaccggaagcttgacgcttcaggtataaaaggttttgtgtttccctatgtgaggagcataacgtagttctctattggcttatagcattgacccgacatATTGAAatctctcagttctgggcaggttactgccattgtcagaactgagcgatttaaatatctcgaagggcaggttactaccattgccagaactcagcgatttaaatatcccgagtcaatgctatcagccaatggagagctgggtaatgaaattgtttcacgtattaatgcaacctggatgaagtggcatttctcaactggtcttctttgtgatcgacgtatcagcgcacgtcccaaatctaaaatttactgcaatgtcgtccgtctaccgctctctatagttctgagtgtcggccgactataaaggacaatgaacggcgtcttgcggtaatgggaacgaagatgttgtattgcactggtggcgtgacacgttttgattatgtacgtctgaaatgagaatatccgcgatcgatatgggtttgcaccgatcgtggaaaaactacaagagaggcgttttcgatggtgtggtcacgtaa is a window encoding:
- the LOC119646424 gene encoding uncharacterized protein LOC119646424; this translates as MSSNCRRISTNQHPLRKQVSLVDSSVPNASLVIPRSHAVNIRRVDRFKFANFQKQFSVDQVFAVSRGVRQKTVGQNTLRVSVTKGTTVGYSKACDGNAALPSHQQCDRVGEPGDANLKIVPALKKRVQPRGYDDRKKEETNRKIQATGS